In the Mauremys mutica isolate MM-2020 ecotype Southern chromosome 13, ASM2049712v1, whole genome shotgun sequence genome, one interval contains:
- the LOC123347837 gene encoding olfactory receptor 12-like: MENHTTVAEFTLMGFGGHPELQAFLSVLFLVLYTVTLVGNVGMITIISADSRLHTPMYFFLKNLSFLDLCYSSVIAPKALLCFSTGHRAISYNGCAAQMFFFSLFGTTETFILAVMAYDRFAAICNPLRYPVTMSKRTCVCLVAGSYLSGFLNCSIQTSFTFTLSFCGPGEIDHFFCDVPAVMKASCSDTFASEMAMLAVCGFIIVSTGLVILISYGFIITTVMRIPSAEGRHRAFSTCATHLVTVSLFYGTIFFMYAQPGAISSPGQSKVVSVFYTIVIPMLNPFIYSLRNKEVKGALRKQLTKKGFFHSAP; encoded by the coding sequence ATGGAAAACCACACAACGGTGGCTGAGTTCACCTTGATGGGGTTCGGAGGTCATCCCGAACTGCAAGCCTTCCTCTCTGTCCTCTTCCTGGTTCTGTACACTGTCACCCTGGTGGGGAATGTTGGCATGATCACCATTATCAGCGCTGACTCCAggctccacacccccatgtacttcttcctgaagAACCTGTCCTTCCTGGACCTCTGCTACTCCTCCGTCATtgcccccaaagccctgctgTGCTTCTCAACGGGGCACAGAGCCATCTCCTACAATGGTTGTGCTGCCCAAATgttcttcttctctctctttggGACCACCGAGACATTCATCCTGGCTGTGATGGCTTATGACCGCTTTGCCGCCATCTGCAACCCGCTGCGCTATCCAGTCACAATGTCTAAGAGGACTTGTGTTTGCCTGGTGGCAGGCTCCTATCTCTCAGGTTTCCTGAACTGCAGCATCCAGACAAGCTTTACATTCACCTTGTCCTTCTGCGGGCCGGGGGAAATCGATCACTTCTTCTGTGATGTCCCTGCAGTGATGAAAGCCTCCTGCTCTGACACCTTTGCCAGTGAAATGGCGATGTTGGCCGTGTGCGGGTTCATCATAGTGAGCACTGGCCTGGTCATCCTTATTTCCTATGGTTTCATCATCACCACTGTCATGAGGATACCCTCCGCTGAGGGAAGACACAGAGCCTTCTCCACTTGTGCCACCCACCTGGTAACTGTAAGTTTGTTCTATGGAACAATCTTCTTTATGTATGCCCAGCCTGGGGCCATATCCTCCCCAGGTCAAAGCAAAGTGGTCTCTGTGTTCTACACCATTGTCATCCCCATGCTGAACCCtttcatctacagcctgaggaacaaggaggtgaaagGGGCCCTGAGAAAACAACTAACAAAGAAAGGCTTTTTCCACTCAGCTCCCTGA
- the LOC123348241 gene encoding olfactory receptor 10A4-like, which translates to MDNRNHSVVTQFLFVSFSEFLEVQVSLFFLVLVLYLITLVGNVVIITITVVDPALHFPLYFFLRNLSFLEIGYTSSTIPKMLVNFLSKDKSISFLGCATQMYFFTFLGITECCLLAAMAYDRYVAICHPLHYRAMMSRSVCLQLSAVSWLIGLLVALGQTTFIFILPFCGPNSLNHFFCDLPPLLKLACTDTYRNEISIYTICVLFIMVPFLLILVSYVRILYAILNIPSDTGRSKTFSTCSSHLIVVTLFYGSGIMTYLRPKSSYSLHIDKLLSLFYTVVSPMLNPLIYSLRNKEVKEALRRVIVRKIFI; encoded by the coding sequence ATGGATAATAGGAACCATTCAGTTGTGACACAGTTCCTCTTCGTGTCTTTCTCTGAATTCTTGGAGGTGCAGGTCTCCCTTTTCTTCTTGGTGCTGGTGTTGTACCTCATCACCTTGGTGGGCAATGTCGTCATCATCACGATCACAGTGGTGGACCCTGCCCTTCACTTCCCCTTGTATTTTTTCCTCCGGAACTTGTCCTTTCTGGAAATCGGCTACACCTCGTCCACCATCCCCAAGATGCTTGTGAACTTCCTTTCCAAAGACAAAAGTATTTCCTTCCTGGGCTGTGCCACGCAGATGTATTTCTTCACCTTCTTGGGGATCACAGAGTGCTGCCTGCTGGCCGCCATGGCATATGACCGTTACGTGGCTATCTGCCACCCTCTGCACTACAGGGCCATGATGAGCAGAAGTGTGTGTCTCCAGCTCTCGGCTGTGTCTTGGCTCATTGGTCTGCTGGTGGCATTAGGGCAGACAACTTTCATATTCATTCTGCCCTTTTGTGGGCCCAATAGTCTCAACCATTTCTTCTGCGACCTGCCCCCACTGCTAAAGCTGGCTTGCACAGACACCTACAGGAATGAAATTTCTATTTACACCATCTGTGTCCTCTTCATCATGGTCCCCTTCCTACTCATCCTTGTGTCCTATGTCCGTATCCTCTATGCTATCCTCAACATACCGTCAGATACAGGCAGGAGCAaaaccttctccacctgctcttcccacctcattgtggtgaccTTGTTCTACGGGTCTGGTATCATGACGTATTTGAGGCCCAAATCCAGCTACTCGCTCCACATTGACAAACTGCTTTCCCTGTTCTACACAGTGGTGTCCCCAATGCTGAACCCTTTGATCTACAGCTTGAGGAATAAAGAGGTAAAGGAAGCCCTGAGAAGAGTGATAgtcagaaaaatatttatttga